A portion of the Candidatus Methylomirabilota bacterium genome contains these proteins:
- a CDS encoding extracellular solute-binding protein — translation MDGQRVNRRQFIKATGAGALATGIGANIIVPGRARAAKKTLKILQWVHFVPAYDEWFNKKLAKEWGEKNDTEVIVDNIGIAGINPRATAEVSAQKGHDLFLFNWPPPTFEEQTVDMKDVYQELEKKLGKPIDLCVKSTYNPKTKKYFAFSPSFTPDPVNYRQDLFSQVGMPNGPKTWDEVRTVGAKIKKDTGHPVGIGLANEIDTAMALRTIMYAHGAHEQDANGNLTLNSKQTLETIKFVTALFKETMTDEVFTWDASSNNRAMIAGKLSLALNAISITRTAEKQDPAISAKIQLTKALKGPVRAIGLEHVMDCYVVWKFAENIEGAKKFLVDYTTNFHEAFVAGEFYDFPCWPKTVPDITKLISNDPKAHPPDKYKVLDDVLNWATNVGYPGYANAAIDEIYSTWVLNVMFAKAASGAASPEDALKEADAQCRRIFAKWKEKKMV, via the coding sequence ATGGACGGGCAACGCGTGAATCGCCGGCAGTTCATCAAGGCCACCGGCGCCGGAGCGCTGGCCACCGGCATCGGCGCCAACATCATCGTTCCCGGACGGGCCCGCGCCGCCAAGAAGACGCTCAAGATCCTGCAGTGGGTCCACTTCGTTCCCGCCTACGACGAGTGGTTCAACAAGAAGCTGGCGAAAGAGTGGGGCGAGAAGAACGACACCGAGGTGATCGTCGACAACATCGGCATCGCCGGCATCAACCCGCGGGCCACCGCCGAGGTATCGGCCCAGAAGGGGCACGACCTGTTCCTGTTCAACTGGCCGCCCCCGACCTTCGAGGAGCAGACGGTGGACATGAAGGACGTCTACCAGGAGCTCGAGAAGAAGCTCGGCAAGCCGATCGATCTCTGCGTCAAGAGCACGTACAACCCCAAGACCAAGAAGTACTTCGCCTTCTCGCCGTCGTTCACGCCGGACCCGGTGAACTACCGCCAGGATCTGTTCAGCCAGGTGGGGATGCCCAACGGCCCCAAGACGTGGGACGAGGTCCGCACCGTCGGGGCCAAGATCAAGAAGGACACCGGCCACCCGGTGGGCATCGGGCTGGCCAACGAGATCGACACCGCCATGGCCCTGCGGACCATCATGTACGCCCACGGCGCCCACGAGCAGGACGCCAACGGCAATCTCACCTTGAACTCCAAGCAGACCCTCGAGACCATCAAGTTCGTCACCGCGCTCTTCAAGGAGACCATGACCGACGAGGTGTTCACCTGGGACGCCTCCTCCAACAACCGGGCCATGATCGCGGGCAAGCTCTCGCTCGCCCTGAACGCCATCTCGATCACCCGGACCGCGGAGAAGCAGGACCCGGCGATCTCGGCCAAGATCCAGCTCACCAAGGCCCTCAAGGGCCCGGTGCGGGCCATCGGGCTCGAGCACGTCATGGATTGCTACGTGGTCTGGAAGTTCGCCGAGAACATCGAGGGAGCCAAGAAGTTCCTCGTGGACTACACCACCAACTTCCACGAGGCTTTCGTGGCGGGCGAGTTCTACGACTTTCCGTGCTGGCCCAAGACGGTGCCGGACATCACCAAGCTGATCAGTAACGATCCCAAGGCCCACCCGCCCGACAAGTACAAGGTCCTCGACGACGTGCTCAACTGGGCCACGAACGTCGGGTACCCCGGCTACGCCAACGCGGCCATCGACGAGATCTACAGCACCTGGGTGCTCAACGTGATGTTTGCCAAGGCCGCCAGCGGGGCCGCCTCGCCGGAGGACGCCCTCAAGGAGGCGGACGCCCAGTGCCGGCGCATCTTCGCCAAGTGGAAGGAGAAGAAGATGGTGTAG
- a CDS encoding cupin domain-containing protein, translating into MSDISAAPGHRTASAHVASVALTTSPPHVPGPPPHFHRSESEFFFVVDGTLDVMVDGEWRRCGPGRFLDLAPNTTHTFINQTDTNVVWVTGWRPKGFERFFEDFGIPATEADAQSRSVADAVVQRVVQNVTSYGMYLRE; encoded by the coding sequence ATGTCGGACATCTCCGCGGCGCCGGGCCATCGTACCGCGTCCGCGCACGTTGCGTCGGTCGCCTTGACAACGTCACCGCCGCACGTGCCGGGTCCGCCGCCGCACTTCCACCGGAGCGAGAGCGAGTTCTTCTTCGTCGTCGACGGCACGCTCGACGTCATGGTCGACGGCGAGTGGCGGCGATGCGGGCCCGGCCGCTTCCTGGACCTGGCGCCGAACACGACCCACACCTTCATCAACCAGACGGACACGAACGTGGTGTGGGTCACTGGCTGGCGACCCAAGGGATTCGAGCGCTTCTTCGAGGATTTCGGGATCCCCGCGACGGAAGCCGATGCGCAGAGCCGGTCGGTCGCCGATGCCGTCGTGCAACGAGTCGTCCAGAACGTCACGAGCTACGGCATGTACCTGCGCGAGTAG
- a CDS encoding dienelactone hydrolase family protein, protein MKTQLIGAVLALLLTTPALAAIKEEPVTYKDGETTMKGFVVYDTAKQGKRPGIVIVPEWWGITKHMHNEARAFAGQGYTAFIADMYGEGKTADNPKDAGALSGAVMKNPQTMEARFDAARAQLAKHPTVDPTRIGAVGYCFGGAVVLNMARAGADLAGVAGFHASLGLNTPAPAPGTVKAKILVLNGADDPFVKKEQYVTFKADLDAAKADYRVIEYPGAVHAFTNPEATAMGQKFNLPLRYDAKANEQAKAEAAKFFAQVFKK, encoded by the coding sequence ATGAAGACGCAGCTGATCGGAGCGGTGCTCGCGCTCCTGCTCACGACCCCCGCGCTGGCCGCCATCAAGGAGGAGCCGGTCACCTACAAGGACGGCGAGACCACGATGAAGGGCTTCGTGGTGTACGACACCGCCAAGCAGGGCAAGCGGCCCGGCATCGTGATCGTGCCCGAGTGGTGGGGCATCACGAAGCACATGCACAACGAGGCGCGCGCCTTCGCCGGCCAGGGCTACACTGCCTTCATCGCCGACATGTACGGCGAGGGCAAGACCGCCGACAACCCCAAGGACGCCGGCGCGCTCTCCGGCGCGGTCATGAAGAACCCCCAGACGATGGAAGCGCGCTTCGATGCCGCCCGCGCGCAGCTCGCCAAGCACCCCACCGTCGATCCCACGCGCATCGGCGCGGTGGGCTACTGCTTCGGCGGCGCGGTGGTGCTCAACATGGCGCGCGCGGGGGCCGATCTGGCCGGCGTGGCCGGCTTCCACGCCTCCCTGGGCCTCAACACGCCGGCGCCGGCCCCCGGCACGGTGAAGGCGAAGATCCTCGTCCTCAACGGCGCCGACGATCCGTTCGTGAAGAAGGAGCAGTACGTGACGTTCAAGGCCGACCTGGACGCGGCCAAGGCCGACTACCGGGTGATCGAGTATCCCGGCGCGGTGCACGCCTTCACGAACCCCGAAGCCACCGCGATGGGGCAGAAGTTCAACCTCCCGCTGCGCTACGACGCGAAGGCGAACGAGCAGGCCAAGGCGGAGGCGGCGAAGTTCTTCGCCCAGGTCTTCAAGAAGTAG
- a CDS encoding acyl-CoA dehydrogenase family protein: protein MDFGRSADEQAFADEVRAFLRAHPPATFPADGTDAGYGSGAHSRAFLGALGERGWISLSWPREHGGQARPMAYRLVLLEELAAAGAPFGPLPGCLQVADSIIRHGSETLRREILPRVARGEATFWQGYSEPGAGSDLLALETRARLEGEQWILDGRKIWSSHAGVATYGTVLARTDPASGRQRGLTMLMVSNRLPGMEVRPIRSLTGEVYHYEVFMDSVRVPRDWVMGKPGEGFAQLLHGLDTDRFWGRYYKAPFLQRILALLVEYANTTPRDGGVPAGDASVRRRLAHAATEVAALRALFHRAAWLIERGMPATGPVSAAKLMADELGQRVLSLGMELLGPYGVLRAGSRWARLRGEIEHQYQTSWGHTLAGGTSEIQRTTIAVRALDLPAEPRVRG from the coding sequence ATGGACTTCGGCCGCTCCGCCGATGAGCAGGCGTTCGCCGACGAGGTCCGCGCCTTCCTGCGCGCGCATCCTCCGGCGACATTTCCCGCCGACGGGACCGACGCCGGCTACGGCTCGGGCGCTCACTCGCGAGCGTTCCTCGGGGCGCTGGGCGAGCGCGGCTGGATCAGCCTGAGCTGGCCACGCGAGCACGGCGGGCAGGCGCGGCCGATGGCCTACCGGCTCGTGCTGCTGGAAGAGCTCGCCGCCGCCGGCGCGCCCTTCGGCCCGCTCCCCGGCTGCCTCCAGGTGGCCGACTCCATCATCCGGCACGGATCCGAGACGCTGCGCCGGGAGATCCTGCCGCGGGTCGCGCGCGGGGAGGCCACCTTCTGGCAGGGCTATAGCGAGCCCGGGGCCGGCTCCGATCTCCTCGCGCTCGAGACGCGCGCCCGTCTCGAGGGCGAGCAGTGGATCCTCGACGGGCGCAAGATCTGGTCGAGCCACGCCGGCGTTGCCACCTACGGCACCGTGCTCGCCCGCACGGATCCCGCGTCCGGTCGCCAGCGGGGTCTCACCATGTTGATGGTGAGCAACCGGCTGCCCGGCATGGAGGTGCGCCCGATCCGCAGCCTGACCGGCGAGGTCTACCACTACGAGGTCTTCATGGACTCCGTGCGGGTTCCGCGCGACTGGGTGATGGGCAAGCCGGGCGAGGGCTTCGCCCAGCTGCTGCACGGGCTCGACACCGACCGGTTCTGGGGCCGCTACTACAAGGCGCCGTTCCTTCAGCGCATCCTGGCGCTCCTCGTCGAGTACGCCAACACGACCCCGCGGGACGGCGGCGTCCCGGCCGGCGACGCGAGCGTGCGTCGCCGCCTGGCCCACGCCGCCACCGAGGTCGCGGCCCTCCGGGCGCTCTTCCACCGCGCGGCCTGGCTCATCGAACGCGGAATGCCCGCCACCGGCCCGGTGTCCGCGGCCAAGCTCATGGCCGACGAGCTCGGGCAGCGCGTGCTCTCGCTGGGCATGGAGCTGCTCGGGCCCTACGGCGTCCTCCGCGCCGGCTCCCGGTGGGCCCGGCTGCGGGGCGAGATCGAGCACCAGTACCAGACGAGCTGGGGGCACACGCTGGCGGGGGGCACCTCCGAGATCCAGCGCACCACCATCGCGGTGCGGGCCCTCGACCTGCCCGCCGAGCCGCGCGTGCGCGGCTGA
- a CDS encoding acyl-CoA dehydrogenase family protein, producing MDLALSPAQQLLQQSARTLLPRRCPPERVQALALDARGFDAELWKEIATLGWPGLLIAPQQGGSGGTVGDVVVLAEELGHACVPSPFIGSAVIATTALSAAGGRRAASLLPRLALGERICALAALEESGRLDPDAMGLRVEAPGRLTGRKLFVADAHAATDVIVLGGGAAGPTAVLLPMDRNGIEAHPLESMTGDKLFELSFRDVETRPDDVLGEPGAGFTLLAPAYRLGALARSAEMVGAAQRVLDLCLAHARVRRQGGRPIGGYQAVQHACADMFRDVESARWLVWESAWKLEAARPDAPAAVAAAKVYAADAALRVARRGHQVMGAIGYCEEHPLHLLHKRILAGSLDAGDATLHLDAVARSIGLS from the coding sequence ATGGATCTCGCGCTGTCGCCGGCGCAGCAGCTCCTGCAGCAGTCGGCGCGGACGCTGCTGCCGCGTCGCTGCCCGCCCGAGCGCGTGCAGGCCCTGGCGCTCGACGCGCGCGGCTTCGACGCCGAGCTCTGGAAGGAGATCGCGACGCTCGGCTGGCCCGGGCTGCTGATCGCGCCGCAGCAGGGCGGCAGCGGAGGTACCGTGGGCGACGTGGTGGTCCTGGCCGAGGAGCTGGGACACGCGTGCGTGCCGAGCCCGTTCATCGGTAGCGCGGTCATCGCCACCACCGCGCTGAGCGCCGCCGGCGGTCGCCGCGCGGCGAGCCTGCTGCCGCGTCTCGCGCTCGGCGAGCGCATCTGCGCACTCGCGGCGCTCGAGGAGTCCGGACGGCTCGACCCGGACGCGATGGGGCTGCGCGTCGAGGCGCCGGGGCGTCTCACCGGGCGCAAGCTGTTCGTGGCCGACGCCCACGCGGCCACCGACGTGATCGTGCTCGGGGGCGGGGCGGCCGGGCCGACGGCGGTGCTGCTGCCGATGGACCGCAACGGCATCGAGGCGCATCCCCTCGAGAGCATGACCGGCGACAAGCTCTTCGAGCTGAGCTTCCGTGACGTGGAGACGCGCCCGGACGACGTGCTCGGCGAGCCGGGAGCGGGCTTCACCCTGCTCGCGCCGGCCTACCGGCTCGGCGCCCTCGCGCGCAGCGCCGAGATGGTGGGTGCCGCGCAGCGCGTGCTCGACCTGTGCCTGGCGCACGCGCGGGTGCGCCGGCAGGGCGGGCGACCGATCGGCGGCTACCAGGCCGTCCAGCACGCGTGCGCCGACATGTTCCGCGACGTCGAGAGCGCCCGCTGGCTGGTGTGGGAGAGCGCCTGGAAGCTGGAGGCGGCCCGGCCCGACGCCCCCGCCGCGGTGGCCGCCGCCAAGGTCTACGCGGCCGACGCGGCGCTGCGCGTGGCCCGCCGAGGGCATCAGGTCATGGGCGCCATCGGCTACTGCGAGGAGCACCCGCTGCATCTGCTGCACAAGCGCATCCTCGCCGGCTCACTGGACGCGGGCGACGCCACGCTGCACCTCGACGCGGTCGCGCGCTCGATCGGCCTGTCCTAG
- a CDS encoding DUF1059 domain-containing protein yields MGKMIDCHKVNPTTDCQHVVRGADEEEVLRKAGEHAKEHGLTPSPELLAQVKAFIEDE; encoded by the coding sequence ATGGGCAAGATGATCGACTGTCACAAGGTGAATCCCACCACCGACTGCCAGCACGTGGTTCGGGGCGCCGACGAGGAAGAGGTGCTGCGCAAGGCGGGTGAGCATGCGAAGGAGCACGGCCTCACGCCGAGCCCCGAGCTGCTCGCACAGGTGAAGGCCTTCATCGAGGACGAGTAG